The Herbaspirillum sp. RTI4 genome has a segment encoding these proteins:
- the kdpC gene encoding potassium-transporting ATPase subunit KdpC has protein sequence MKSILRPALALFILLSLICGVLYPYAVAGIGRLAFPQQADGSMLSHDGKVLGSRLIGQSFSSPQYFWGRPSATSPMPNNAASSGGSNLGPLNPAQIDAVKGRIEALKAADPDNTAAIPVDLVTTSASGLDPDISLAAAYYQVPRIARERKLSPQQVRSLIDATTQSMQFGFFGETRVNVLALNLALDRLL, from the coding sequence ATGAAATCCATACTGCGTCCCGCCCTTGCCCTGTTTATTCTGCTCAGTCTGATCTGCGGCGTCCTGTATCCGTATGCCGTGGCAGGCATAGGCCGTCTCGCCTTCCCGCAACAAGCCGATGGCAGCATGCTGTCGCACGACGGCAAAGTGCTGGGTTCGCGACTGATCGGCCAATCGTTTTCCTCACCCCAGTATTTCTGGGGCCGGCCATCAGCTACCAGCCCGATGCCCAATAACGCGGCCAGTTCCGGCGGGTCCAATCTGGGTCCGCTGAATCCGGCGCAGATCGATGCCGTCAAGGGTCGCATCGAAGCACTGAAAGCGGCCGATCCTGACAACACCGCCGCCATCCCGGTCGATCTGGTCACGACCTCCGCCAGCGGCCTCGATCCCGACATCAGCCTTGCTGCCGCCTACTATCAGGTGCCGCGCATCGCCCGCGAACGCAAGCTGTCGCCGCAACAAGTGCGGAGCCTGATCGACGCCACCACGCAATCCATGCAGTTCGGCTTTTTCGGCGAAACACGGGTCAATGTGCTGGCCCTCAATCTGGCGCTGGATCGCTTGCTCTGA
- the kdpA gene encoding potassium-transporting ATPase subunit KdpA — MNSQSIMLLVAFLAVLLVLAYPLGLYLAKLGESGALPGLRWMNKIENGIYRLCGIDPQAAMSWKTYAIALLVFNTLGALTVYAMQRMQQWLPLNPQGFPNISPDSSFNTAVSFVSNTNWQGYSGEAAMSYLTQMLALTGQNFFSAATGIAVAFALIRGFTSRSARTIGNFWVDITRSTIYLLLPLSVLFAIVLMGQGVIQNFSAYKEVSLIDAVTYQQPKNGPDGQPLLDAKGAPVLETLTTKTQTIAMGPVASQEAIKMLGTNGGGFFNANSAHPFENPTPLSNFLQMLAIFLIPAGLCFAFGKMVGDMRQGWAVIGAMTVIFVLATALVMIAEQQSHPGLAALGVDQSNSLLQAGGNMEGKETRFGISASALFAAVTTAASCGAVNAMHDSFMPLGGMVPLVLMQFGEVIFGGVGSGLYGMLVFAILAVFIAGLMIGRTPEYLGKKIQSFDMKMVSIAILVTPVLVLTGTAIAVMLEPGKAGIANPGAHGFSEILYAFSSAANNNGSAFGGLSANTPFYNIALAIAMWFGRFALIVPILAVAGSLAAKQRLEPTAGTMPTHGPMFVALLIGTVVLVGVLNYVPALALGPVVEHLQLFTR, encoded by the coding sequence ATGAATTCGCAATCCATCATGCTACTGGTCGCATTCCTGGCCGTTTTGCTGGTACTGGCCTACCCGCTCGGGCTGTATCTGGCAAAGCTCGGTGAAAGCGGCGCGCTGCCCGGCTTGCGCTGGATGAACAAAATCGAAAACGGCATCTACCGCCTCTGCGGCATCGATCCGCAGGCGGCCATGTCGTGGAAAACCTACGCTATCGCTTTACTGGTCTTCAATACGCTGGGCGCACTCACCGTCTACGCCATGCAGCGGATGCAGCAATGGCTGCCGCTCAATCCGCAAGGATTTCCCAACATCAGTCCCGATTCGTCCTTCAACACCGCCGTCAGCTTCGTCAGCAACACCAACTGGCAAGGCTATAGCGGCGAAGCGGCGATGAGCTATCTGACGCAAATGCTGGCGCTGACCGGACAAAATTTCTTTTCCGCCGCCACCGGTATCGCGGTGGCTTTTGCGCTGATTCGCGGGTTTACTTCGCGCTCGGCGCGCACCATCGGTAATTTCTGGGTCGATATCACGCGCTCCACGATCTACCTGCTGCTGCCGCTGTCGGTACTGTTCGCCATCGTCCTGATGGGACAGGGCGTGATCCAGAATTTCTCGGCTTACAAGGAGGTCAGCCTGATCGACGCGGTCACTTACCAGCAGCCTAAAAACGGTCCCGACGGTCAGCCATTGCTCGACGCCAAAGGCGCGCCGGTTCTGGAAACACTGACCACGAAAACGCAAACCATCGCCATGGGCCCGGTCGCCTCGCAGGAAGCGATCAAAATGCTGGGGACCAATGGCGGCGGATTTTTCAACGCCAATTCCGCCCATCCCTTCGAAAACCCCACGCCGCTGTCGAACTTCCTGCAAATGCTGGCTATCTTCCTGATTCCGGCCGGACTCTGTTTTGCCTTCGGCAAAATGGTCGGCGACATGCGACAAGGCTGGGCCGTCATCGGCGCCATGACGGTGATCTTCGTCCTCGCCACCGCACTGGTCATGATCGCTGAACAGCAAAGCCATCCCGGCCTTGCCGCGCTGGGCGTCGATCAGTCAAACAGCCTCTTGCAAGCCGGCGGCAACATGGAAGGCAAGGAAACCCGCTTCGGCATCAGCGCCTCCGCCCTGTTTGCTGCCGTCACTACCGCGGCGTCCTGCGGCGCAGTCAACGCCATGCATGATTCCTTCATGCCGCTCGGCGGCATGGTGCCGCTAGTGTTGATGCAATTCGGCGAAGTGATTTTCGGCGGCGTCGGTTCGGGTCTGTACGGCATGCTGGTCTTCGCCATTCTCGCCGTCTTCATTGCCGGCCTGATGATCGGTCGCACGCCCGAATATCTGGGTAAAAAAATCCAGTCCTTCGACATGAAAATGGTCTCCATCGCCATCCTGGTCACGCCGGTGCTGGTACTGACCGGCACCGCCATCGCGGTGATGCTGGAGCCGGGCAAAGCCGGTATCGCCAATCCGGGTGCGCATGGTTTCTCGGAAATTCTGTACGCCTTCAGCTCGGCCGCCAACAATAACGGCAGCGCTTTCGGTGGGCTGTCGGCCAACACTCCGTTCTACAACATCGCCCTCGCCATTGCCATGTGGTTTGGCCGCTTTGCGCTGATCGTGCCTATCCTGGCCGTGGCCGGATCGCTGGCCGCCAAGCAAAGACTGGAACCCACCGCCGGCACCATGCCGACTCACGGCCCCATGTTCGTGGCGCTGCTGATCGGTACCGTAGTGCTGGTCGGCGTTCTTAACTATGTTCCCGCTCTGGCGCTTGGCCCGGTGGTCGAACATCTGCAACTCTTTACCCGCTAA
- a CDS encoding HoxN/HupN/NixA family nickel/cobalt transporter has product MSDPLLPPAPGHLKRKLFGIYGFLLAFNVLAWVWAVLAFRGHPLLLGTAFLAYSFGLRHAVDADHLAAIDNATRKLMQAGQRPVAVGFFFSLGHSSVVVLASVAIAVAAIAVQGPLDQVREVVGIVGTLVSVFFLFAIAILNIVILRSVYRVFCRVRNGGAYVEGDLNTLLAGRGFLARMLRPLFRLVTRSWHMYPLGFLFGLGFDTATEIAVLGISATQASQGLPVWSIMVFPVLFTAGMSLVDTLDSTLMLGAYGWAYVKPIRKLYYNMTITLISVVIAILVGGVEALGLLADRIGLSGQPWDTVAMLNSHFGMLGYAIIGIFVASWLLSVLFYRMKRYDRLETAA; this is encoded by the coding sequence ATGTCCGATCCTCTGCTGCCCCCTGCCCCCGGTCATTTGAAGCGCAAACTCTTCGGTATTTATGGCTTCCTGCTGGCATTCAATGTGTTGGCGTGGGTCTGGGCGGTACTGGCCTTTCGCGGACATCCGCTGCTGCTGGGAACGGCTTTTCTGGCCTACAGTTTTGGTTTGCGGCACGCGGTGGATGCCGATCATCTGGCGGCCATCGACAATGCAACGCGCAAGCTGATGCAGGCCGGGCAGCGACCGGTAGCCGTGGGTTTCTTTTTTTCGCTGGGCCATTCGTCGGTCGTGGTGCTGGCGTCGGTCGCCATCGCGGTAGCGGCGATTGCGGTCCAGGGGCCGCTCGATCAGGTCCGGGAAGTCGTCGGTATCGTCGGCACGCTGGTGTCGGTCTTTTTCCTGTTCGCCATTGCCATCCTCAATATCGTCATCCTGCGCTCGGTGTACCGGGTGTTTTGTCGCGTGCGCAATGGCGGCGCGTACGTCGAAGGCGATCTCAATACCCTGCTGGCCGGACGCGGTTTTCTGGCGCGCATGTTGCGTCCTTTATTCCGACTGGTCACGCGCAGCTGGCATATGTATCCGCTGGGCTTTCTGTTTGGTCTGGGGTTCGACACGGCGACGGAAATCGCGGTGCTCGGCATTTCGGCGACCCAGGCCTCACAGGGGCTGCCGGTCTGGTCGATCATGGTGTTTCCGGTGCTGTTTACGGCGGGCATGTCGCTGGTCGATACGCTCGACAGCACGCTGATGCTGGGCGCGTATGGCTGGGCGTATGTCAAACCGATTCGCAAGCTCTACTACAACATGACCATTACGCTGATTTCGGTGGTGATCGCCATTCTGGTCGGCGGTGTCGAAGCGCTCGGACTGCTGGCAGATCGGATCGGACTGAGCGGCCAGCCGTGGGATACGGTGGCGATGCTCAATTCCCATTTCGGCATGCTGGGCTACGCGATTATTGGCATCTTCGTCGCTAGCTGGTTGCTGTCGGTGCTGTTCTACCGGATGAAGCGTTACGACCGTCTGGAGACCGCCGCCTGA
- a CDS encoding branched-chain amino acid ABC transporter substrate-binding protein: MTKHLGFMLVSALLPVLASAQEMQTVKIGFSSPLTGPQASAGKDNQGGVQLAIERLNAQGLVVGGKKVKFELLSEDDQADPRTGVSVAQKLVDQGIKAIVGPYNSGVTIPASRVYNEAGIVIATVASNPKITQQGFQYLYRVAASDSQLGGRMALYAAKELKLKKVAVIDDRTAYGQGLADEFVKVAKANGIDIVSRDFTNDKASDFSAILTSIKGRKPDGVFLGGYAPQGGPIKRQMVQLGIDVPLMGGDGICSPEMGRLGGDSIGERVYCTQGGALLDKLADGRRFAADYQTKFKRPAETYAASFYDGMMLIAKAMKAANSVEPKTYGPALAAIKYKGVSGNYEFDNKHDLKQSPVTIFRFKDSLPVPLTSY; encoded by the coding sequence ATGACGAAACATCTAGGTTTCATGCTTGTGTCCGCCTTGTTGCCGGTACTTGCTTCGGCGCAGGAAATGCAGACAGTAAAAATTGGTTTCAGCAGCCCGCTGACCGGCCCGCAGGCATCTGCCGGCAAGGATAACCAGGGCGGCGTGCAACTGGCGATCGAGCGCTTGAATGCGCAAGGTCTCGTCGTCGGCGGCAAAAAAGTGAAATTTGAATTGTTGTCTGAGGACGATCAGGCCGATCCACGCACCGGTGTCAGCGTGGCGCAAAAGCTGGTGGATCAGGGCATCAAGGCGATTGTCGGACCATATAACTCGGGCGTCACCATCCCGGCATCGCGGGTGTACAACGAAGCCGGGATCGTCATCGCCACCGTCGCTTCCAATCCGAAAATTACACAACAAGGCTTCCAGTATCTGTACCGTGTTGCCGCCAGCGACAGCCAGTTGGGCGGCAGAATGGCGCTGTACGCCGCCAAGGAACTGAAGCTCAAGAAGGTCGCCGTAATCGACGATCGCACCGCCTACGGACAGGGACTGGCCGATGAGTTCGTCAAGGTCGCCAAGGCCAACGGCATCGATATCGTCAGCCGCGACTTCACCAACGACAAAGCGAGCGATTTCAGCGCCATCCTGACCTCCATCAAAGGCCGCAAGCCGGACGGCGTATTCCTGGGCGGCTACGCGCCACAGGGTGGTCCTATCAAGCGTCAGATGGTGCAGCTGGGTATTGATGTGCCGCTGATGGGCGGTGACGGTATCTGCTCGCCGGAAATGGGCCGTCTGGGCGGCGATAGCATCGGTGAGCGGGTGTATTGCACCCAGGGCGGCGCTTTGCTGGACAAGCTGGCAGACGGGCGGCGCTTTGCTGCCGACTATCAGACAAAATTCAAGCGTCCTGCAGAAACCTATGCCGCTTCGTTTTACGACGGCATGATGCTGATTGCGAAAGCCATGAAAGCCGCCAATTCGGTCGAGCCGAAAACCTACGGCCCGGCGCTGGCCGCCATCAAGTACAAGGGCGTGTCGGGCAATTATGAATTCGACAACAAACACGATCTCAAGCAATCGCCTGTCACGATCTTCCGTTTCAAGGACAGCTTGCCTGTCCCGCTGACCAGCTACTGA
- a CDS encoding Lrp/AsnC ligand binding domain-containing protein has product MGLDKISKKILFELQKDGRISNVDLSALVSLSPAACLERVRKLQEAGYILGYAAQLNPQLLDVSLLVFIEVVLDRTTPEVFEAFKQSVQNIPEIMECHMVAGGFDYLIKSRVRDMDAYREFLGKSLLQLKGVRETHTYAVMEEVKSTVCLPIK; this is encoded by the coding sequence ATGGGCCTCGACAAGATCAGCAAGAAAATCCTCTTCGAATTACAAAAGGACGGCCGCATCAGCAATGTCGATCTGTCGGCGCTGGTGAGTCTGTCACCGGCAGCCTGTCTGGAGCGCGTGCGCAAACTACAGGAAGCGGGCTACATCCTCGGCTATGCCGCGCAATTGAACCCCCAGTTGCTGGATGTCTCGCTGCTGGTGTTTATTGAAGTGGTGTTGGACCGGACGACACCCGAAGTCTTCGAGGCCTTCAAGCAAAGCGTGCAGAACATCCCTGAAATCATGGAATGCCACATGGTCGCCGGCGGCTTCGATTACCTGATTAAATCGCGCGTCAGGGATATGGACGCCTACCGGGAATTTCTGGGCAAATCGCTGCTGCAGCTCAAAGGCGTGCGCGAAACGCATACCTATGCCGTCATGGAAGAGGTCAAGTCAACGGTGTGTCTGCCGATTAAATAG
- the kdpF gene encoding K(+)-transporting ATPase subunit F, with protein MNAFYLLGALVAAGLLVYLIVALLNAEEL; from the coding sequence ATGAACGCTTTTTACTTGCTCGGCGCACTCGTTGCTGCCGGGCTGCTGGTGTATCTGATCGTCGCGTTACTGAACGCAGAGGAGCTCTGA
- a CDS encoding voltage-gated chloride channel family protein → MLHFTIFPKSLPLLRHVGKWCAAACLIALLSGTASAFFLFALEWATGWRLTHAWIIWLLPLAGFVVGWIYLHFGKGSEAGNNLLIDAIHDPNKIVPLRMAPLVFLGTVVSHLFGASVGREGTAVQMGGALAERLAQALRFAPQDKRILLMAGISAGFASVFGTPLAGAMFGLEVLAIGRLRYDAILPCFLAAIVADQVGLAWGVQHTHYAAPAIIPIAIWSLLAVLIAGAVFGLTGRLFATATHALAAAFKRHVRYAPLRPLIGGLCIALAVWALGSQRYIGLGIPVLVESLQHPLPYWDALAKMAFTVVSLGSGFKGGEVTPLFYIGATLGNALAPLLHLPFSLLAGIGFVAVFAGAANTPLASTLMAIELFGPEIGPFAALACVVSYLFSGHAGIYHAQRVGRGKRGDIETPDKEK, encoded by the coding sequence ATGCTGCATTTCACTATTTTTCCCAAGAGCCTGCCCCTGCTCCGTCATGTCGGCAAATGGTGCGCCGCCGCCTGCCTCATTGCGCTGCTGTCCGGCACCGCATCGGCGTTCTTCCTGTTCGCGCTGGAATGGGCCACCGGCTGGCGGCTCACCCATGCCTGGATCATCTGGCTCTTGCCGCTGGCCGGCTTCGTGGTCGGCTGGATTTATCTGCATTTCGGCAAGGGCAGCGAGGCCGGTAATAATCTGCTGATCGACGCCATCCACGATCCGAACAAAATCGTCCCCTTGCGCATGGCGCCGCTGGTTTTTCTCGGCACCGTGGTGTCGCATTTATTCGGCGCCTCGGTGGGACGCGAAGGAACCGCCGTACAAATGGGCGGCGCGCTGGCCGAACGTCTGGCGCAGGCATTGCGCTTCGCCCCGCAAGACAAACGCATCCTGCTGATGGCCGGCATCAGCGCCGGTTTCGCCTCGGTATTCGGTACGCCGCTGGCGGGCGCGATGTTCGGACTGGAAGTGCTGGCCATCGGTCGCCTGCGCTACGACGCGATCCTGCCCTGCTTTCTCGCTGCGATTGTTGCCGATCAGGTCGGTCTGGCCTGGGGCGTGCAGCACACTCACTATGCCGCACCAGCCATCATCCCTATCGCTATCTGGAGCCTGCTGGCGGTGTTGATCGCCGGCGCAGTATTCGGGCTGACCGGCCGACTGTTCGCCACTGCCACGCATGCGCTGGCGGCGGCGTTCAAACGGCATGTCCGCTATGCCCCGCTGCGGCCGCTGATCGGCGGACTCTGCATCGCGCTGGCAGTCTGGGCGCTGGGCAGTCAGCGTTATATTGGTCTGGGCATCCCGGTGCTGGTCGAATCGCTGCAACATCCGCTGCCGTATTGGGACGCCCTGGCGAAAATGGCCTTTACCGTGGTTTCGCTGGGCAGCGGCTTCAAGGGCGGCGAAGTCACTCCGCTGTTTTATATAGGCGCAACGCTGGGCAATGCGCTGGCACCGCTGCTGCATCTGCCGTTTTCCTTGCTGGCCGGGATAGGCTTTGTCGCCGTTTTTGCCGGCGCTGCCAATACGCCGCTGGCGTCCACACTGATGGCCATCGAATTGTTCGGCCCTGAAATCGGCCCGTTCGCGGCGCTCGCTTGCGTGGTCAGCTATCTGTTTTCCGGCCATGCCGGGATTTATCATGCCCAACGTGTCGGCAGGGGAAAACGGGGCGATATAGAAACGCCCGACAAGGAAAAATAA
- the kdpB gene encoding potassium-transporting ATPase subunit KdpB — protein MSIESPSGVPGLAVTRKNKSLFDASLLWPAIIDAFKKLDPRIQWRSPVMFVVYVGSILTTLLFIQSVVGKGETSSGFIFATSLWLWFTVLFANFAEAVAEGRSKAQAASLRGLKQSSQAKKLASPQDRTQWTSVPATALLKGDCYLVQSGDVIPADGDVIEGVASVDESAITGESAPVIRESGGDFSSVTGGTRVLSDWLVVRVAVNPGEAFIDRMIAMVESAKRKKTPNEVALTILLVALTIVFLIVTVTLLPFSLFSVAAAKSGSPVTITVLIALLVCLIPTTIGGLLSAIGVAGMSRMMRANVIATSGRAVEAAGDVDVLLLDKTGTITLGNRQASAFVPASGVTEAQLADVAQLASLSDETPEGRSIVVLAKQLFNLRERDLAGMQASFVPFTAQTRMSGVDLDGREIRKGSSEAIKTYVQTLGKTFPPDILRAVDDVARRGSTPLVVVDDGRVMGVVELKDIVKGGIKERFAELRRMGIKTVMITGDNKLTAAAIAAEAGVDDFLAEATPEQKLKLIREYQAQGRLVAMTGDGTNDAPALAQADVAVAMNSGTQAAKEAGNMVDLDSNPTKLLEIVEIGKQMLMTRGSLTTFSIANDIAKYFAIIPAAFVSTYPQLKALDIMHLTSPASAIMSAVIFNALIIVVLIPLALKGVPYRAVGAARLLRRNLLIYGLGGIIVPFVGIKLIDMLLATLNLI, from the coding sequence ATGTCTATCGAATCCCCTTCCGGCGTTCCCGGTCTCGCCGTCACGCGCAAAAACAAGTCGCTGTTCGACGCCAGCTTGTTATGGCCCGCCATCATCGATGCCTTCAAAAAACTCGACCCGCGCATTCAATGGCGCAGCCCGGTGATGTTCGTGGTGTACGTCGGCAGCATCCTCACCACGCTGCTGTTCATTCAATCCGTCGTGGGCAAAGGCGAAACCAGCTCCGGCTTCATTTTCGCCACCTCGCTCTGGCTCTGGTTCACGGTGCTGTTTGCCAACTTTGCCGAAGCCGTGGCGGAAGGCCGCAGCAAGGCGCAAGCGGCTTCCCTGCGCGGACTCAAACAAAGCTCGCAAGCGAAGAAACTGGCCTCGCCCCAAGACCGTACTCAATGGACATCCGTCCCCGCCACTGCGCTGCTCAAAGGCGATTGCTACCTGGTGCAAAGCGGTGACGTGATCCCCGCCGACGGCGACGTCATCGAAGGCGTGGCCTCGGTCGATGAAAGCGCGATTACTGGCGAATCCGCACCGGTCATCCGCGAATCGGGGGGCGATTTCAGTTCCGTCACCGGCGGTACCCGCGTGCTGTCGGACTGGCTGGTGGTACGGGTTGCCGTCAATCCGGGCGAAGCCTTTATCGACCGCATGATCGCCATGGTCGAAAGCGCCAAGCGCAAGAAAACGCCGAACGAAGTGGCGCTGACGATTCTGCTGGTGGCGCTGACCATCGTATTCCTGATCGTCACCGTCACGCTGCTGCCGTTTTCCCTGTTCAGCGTGGCAGCGGCCAAAAGCGGCTCGCCGGTCACCATTACCGTCCTGATCGCCTTATTGGTATGTCTGATTCCGACCACCATCGGCGGCCTGCTGTCAGCCATCGGCGTGGCCGGCATGAGCCGCATGATGCGCGCCAATGTGATCGCCACTTCCGGCCGCGCAGTGGAAGCCGCCGGCGATGTCGACGTGCTGCTGCTCGACAAAACCGGCACCATCACGCTCGGCAATCGTCAGGCATCGGCCTTCGTCCCGGCCTCCGGCGTGACCGAAGCGCAACTGGCTGACGTGGCGCAACTGGCCTCGCTGTCCGATGAAACACCGGAAGGTCGCAGCATCGTGGTACTGGCCAAGCAGTTATTCAATCTGCGCGAACGCGACCTGGCCGGCATGCAGGCCAGCTTCGTCCCCTTCACCGCACAGACCCGCATGAGCGGCGTTGACCTCGACGGTCGTGAAATCCGCAAAGGCTCGTCCGAAGCGATCAAGACCTACGTGCAGACGCTGGGCAAAACCTTCCCGCCCGACATCCTCAGAGCGGTGGACGATGTAGCCCGCCGCGGCAGTACACCGCTGGTGGTGGTGGACGATGGCCGCGTCATGGGTGTGGTCGAACTGAAAGATATCGTCAAGGGCGGCATCAAGGAACGCTTCGCCGAATTGCGCCGCATGGGCATCAAGACCGTGATGATCACCGGCGACAACAAGCTGACTGCCGCTGCCATTGCCGCCGAAGCCGGGGTCGACGATTTTCTGGCCGAAGCCACACCGGAGCAAAAACTCAAGCTGATCCGCGAATATCAGGCGCAAGGCCGCTTGGTCGCCATGACCGGCGACGGCACCAACGATGCGCCGGCGCTGGCGCAGGCCGATGTTGCCGTGGCGATGAACTCCGGCACGCAAGCGGCCAAAGAAGCCGGCAATATGGTCGATCTCGATTCCAACCCGACCAAGCTGCTGGAGATCGTCGAAATCGGCAAACAGATGCTGATGACACGCGGCTCGCTGACCACGTTTTCGATCGCCAACGACATCGCCAAATACTTCGCCATCATCCCGGCCGCCTTCGTCAGCACCTATCCGCAACTGAAGGCGCTCGACATCATGCACCTCACCAGTCCGGCCTCGGCCATCATGTCGGCCGTTATTTTTAACGCGCTGATTATCGTGGTGCTGATTCCGCTGGCGCTGAAAGGCGTGCCTTACCGTGCCGTTGGCGCTGCCCGCCTGCTGCGTCGCAATCTGCTGATTTACGGCCTGGGCGGCATCATCGTTCCCTTCGTCGGCATCAAGCTGATCGACATGCTGCTCGCCACCCTGAACCTGATCTAG